One stretch of Pseudomonas fluorescens Q2-87 DNA includes these proteins:
- a CDS encoding FadR/GntR family transcriptional regulator, giving the protein MSPASGLIRIHQEGKTESVTRRLIEMIDLGLFAEGEQLPSESALATQLGVATVTLRDALAVLRERGVIETRRGRNGGSFICAAPQTTDQSLFDQLRELSTLELRDLADEHAAISGAAARLAAQRAGPEQHARLSGFIDALANAQGRREYRRADARFHIEIAVAAQSVRLTHSEARLQAELGELLWLPFAGQPEPQTIEREHRAILEAITANDANLAGALAEAHVARGVRRLSSLRLQQMAEDDS; this is encoded by the coding sequence ATGAGCCCTGCTTCAGGTCTCATCCGCATTCATCAGGAAGGGAAAACGGAGTCCGTTACCCGTCGCCTGATAGAAATGATCGACTTGGGTCTGTTCGCAGAAGGCGAACAGCTACCCAGCGAAAGCGCCCTGGCCACCCAACTTGGCGTTGCGACGGTTACCCTGCGGGACGCATTGGCGGTCTTGCGCGAGCGTGGGGTTATCGAAACCCGACGTGGACGCAACGGTGGCAGCTTCATTTGCGCCGCGCCGCAAACCACAGATCAGTCGCTGTTCGATCAGTTACGGGAACTCAGCACGCTGGAATTGCGTGACCTGGCCGATGAACATGCCGCCATTTCAGGCGCTGCCGCCCGACTCGCCGCCCAGCGCGCCGGGCCCGAGCAGCATGCAAGACTCAGTGGTTTCATCGATGCGCTAGCCAACGCCCAAGGGCGACGAGAGTACCGGCGAGCCGATGCCCGGTTTCATATCGAGATAGCCGTGGCCGCGCAATCCGTGCGCCTGACCCACAGCGAAGCGCGCTTGCAGGCGGAGCTTGGGGAACTGCTATGGCTGCCCTTCGCCGGACAACCGGAGCCGCAAACCATCGAGCGGGAACACAGGGCTATTCTGGAGGCCATCACAGCCAACGATGCAAACCTGGCTGGCGCATTGGCCGAAGCACATGTCGCACGCGGCGTTCGCCGCCTGAGTTCCCTGCGGCTACAGCAAATGGCCGAAGATGACTCCTGA
- a CDS encoding APC family permease, whose protein sequence is MNSSLGSTVVADQDAEQLRALGYTSNFERSMSLWENFALGFTYLSPVVGVYTLFGLCLAAGGPPMFWSYLLVGAGQMLVCLIFCEVVSQYPISGGVYPWARRLVGKKWAWMVGWIYAISLCVTIAAVALGAGPYIANLMGFESSPVTNTVVALILTAIATVLNLSGTKLLARVAMFGFLCELVGALLIGGYLLIFERHQPFSVLFNTFDISIDGAYWPAFLAASLAGMFLYYGFEACGDVAEETPNPSRQVPKAMRMTIWIGGAASIFAALALILAVPDIAAVISGQDKDPMSTIFGAAFGPVMSRVVMGVITVSFVSCVLSLQASASRLLYAYARDEMLMGSAMLKKLSPATHVPTAALMVCGVLPAIIVCVGFYLQNAVALVVSFAAIGIYLAFQMIVSGVLYARMRGWKPQGQFTLGRWGWIVNIAALCYGLFAIVNMSWPRTPDAPWYVNYGIVLVGAIVIFVGLVYMVLFRPYEKGTAPAADAWKKT, encoded by the coding sequence ATGAACAGCTCGTTAGGCTCCACGGTGGTTGCGGACCAGGACGCGGAGCAACTCCGTGCGCTTGGGTACACGTCGAATTTCGAACGCAGCATGAGCCTGTGGGAGAACTTCGCCCTCGGGTTCACCTATCTGTCGCCAGTGGTGGGGGTCTACACCTTGTTCGGCCTGTGCCTGGCTGCGGGTGGGCCGCCGATGTTCTGGTCCTACCTGTTGGTGGGAGCCGGTCAAATGCTGGTGTGTCTGATTTTTTGCGAAGTGGTATCCCAGTATCCGATTTCCGGTGGTGTCTATCCTTGGGCCCGTCGCCTGGTGGGCAAGAAATGGGCGTGGATGGTCGGGTGGATCTATGCCATTTCCCTATGTGTGACCATTGCTGCCGTTGCGCTGGGTGCTGGTCCATACATTGCCAACCTCATGGGCTTTGAATCGTCGCCAGTGACCAATACCGTCGTCGCTCTGATTCTGACGGCCATCGCCACGGTCCTGAACCTCAGTGGCACCAAGCTATTGGCGCGGGTGGCGATGTTTGGCTTCCTTTGCGAATTGGTTGGGGCCCTGCTGATCGGTGGATACTTGCTGATCTTCGAGCGCCACCAGCCCTTCAGCGTACTGTTCAATACGTTCGACATTTCTATCGACGGCGCTTATTGGCCGGCTTTCCTTGCCGCCTCGCTGGCGGGGATGTTCCTGTACTACGGTTTTGAAGCCTGCGGTGATGTTGCTGAAGAAACACCCAACCCCAGTCGTCAAGTCCCCAAGGCGATGCGGATGACCATTTGGATCGGCGGTGCCGCCTCGATTTTCGCCGCCCTGGCGTTGATCCTTGCGGTGCCTGACATCGCCGCCGTTATCTCCGGCCAAGACAAGGACCCGATGTCCACTATATTTGGAGCGGCGTTTGGTCCTGTCATGTCTCGTGTAGTCATGGGCGTGATCACGGTTTCGTTTGTTTCCTGCGTGCTGAGCTTGCAGGCATCTGCCAGTCGCCTGCTCTATGCCTACGCCCGAGACGAAATGCTCATGGGTAGCGCCATGTTGAAAAAGCTCTCGCCCGCTACCCATGTTCCGACCGCCGCCCTGATGGTCTGTGGTGTGCTGCCGGCGATCATCGTGTGTGTCGGCTTCTATCTGCAAAACGCGGTTGCGTTGGTGGTGAGTTTTGCCGCCATCGGCATCTACCTGGCGTTCCAGATGATTGTCAGTGGTGTGTTGTACGCGCGCATGCGTGGTTGGAAACCCCAGGGTCAGTTCACCTTGGGGCGGTGGGGCTGGATCGTGAACATCGCAGCGCTCTGCTACGGCTTGTTCGCGATTGTAAACATGTCCTGGCCGCGTACTCCGGATGCGCCCTGGTACGTGAACTACGGCATCGTGCTGGTCGGCGCCATTGTGATTTTCGTGGGGCTTGTCTACATGGTTCTGTTTCGTCCCTACGAAAAAGGTACCGCTCCGGCCGCGGATGCGTGGAAAAAAACCTAG
- a CDS encoding aldehyde dehydrogenase translates to MSQLTRSEWETKAKALSIEGRAFIDGNYVPADSGATFECLSPIDGRLLGLVASCDAEDADLAVVSARSAFESGVWSRQAPAMRKAVMVRFSELLQIHAEELALLETLDMGKPISDSLSVDLPGAIDSIRWCGEAIDKIYDEVAATWVDQIGLVTREPVGVVAAIVPWNFPLMMASWKLGPALATGNSVILKPSERSPLTAIRIAQLALEAGLPAGVLNVLPGYGHTVGKALALHRDVDAIAFTGSTQVAKQLLVYAGQSNMKRVWLEAGGKSPNIVFADAPDLQVAAEAAAAAIAFNQGEVCTAGSRLLVQASIKERFVPMVVEAMRGWKPGHPLDPDTNVGALVDGRHLEGVLQRIQEGQAQGARLLLGGHAAQVEVGGSYVEPTLFDHVSNSMKIAQEEIFGPVLSVIEFDDAEEAVRIANDTPYGLAAAVWTADLSRAHTMARALRAGSVWVNLYDGGDMMAPFGGYKQSGNGRDKSLHAFDKYTEIKATWIQL, encoded by the coding sequence ATGAGTCAGTTGACCCGATCAGAGTGGGAGACCAAAGCCAAGGCGTTGAGCATTGAGGGGCGAGCTTTCATCGATGGCAATTATGTGCCGGCCGATTCTGGCGCCACCTTCGAATGCTTGAGCCCGATTGATGGGCGCTTGCTTGGCTTGGTTGCCAGCTGCGATGCGGAGGATGCGGATCTGGCGGTCGTCAGCGCCCGGTCAGCATTCGAATCCGGTGTTTGGTCACGCCAGGCTCCGGCAATGCGCAAGGCAGTGATGGTGCGTTTTTCCGAGTTGTTGCAGATCCATGCCGAAGAGCTGGCGCTGTTGGAAACACTGGACATGGGCAAGCCCATATCCGATTCGCTGTCTGTCGATCTCCCAGGGGCCATCGACAGCATTCGATGGTGCGGTGAGGCCATCGACAAGATCTACGATGAGGTCGCGGCGACCTGGGTCGATCAGATCGGCCTGGTCACCCGGGAACCGGTTGGGGTGGTGGCTGCCATCGTGCCGTGGAATTTCCCGCTGATGATGGCGTCCTGGAAACTGGGGCCGGCGCTGGCGACCGGCAATTCGGTCATTCTGAAACCCTCGGAGCGTTCGCCGCTGACCGCAATCCGCATCGCCCAGCTCGCGTTGGAAGCAGGGTTGCCCGCAGGCGTGCTCAATGTTCTGCCTGGCTATGGCCACACGGTGGGCAAGGCGTTGGCCTTGCACCGCGATGTGGATGCCATCGCCTTTACCGGATCGACCCAAGTGGCCAAGCAGTTGTTGGTCTACGCGGGCCAGTCGAACATGAAGCGGGTCTGGCTTGAAGCTGGCGGTAAAAGTCCGAACATCGTATTTGCCGATGCCCCTGATTTGCAGGTGGCCGCCGAGGCAGCGGCGGCGGCTATCGCTTTCAACCAGGGTGAGGTGTGCACCGCAGGTTCACGCTTGCTGGTTCAGGCCTCAATCAAGGAGCGTTTTGTGCCCATGGTGGTCGAGGCGATGAGAGGCTGGAAGCCAGGGCATCCACTCGATCCGGACACGAACGTCGGCGCTCTGGTGGACGGACGTCACCTGGAAGGTGTGCTGCAGCGCATCCAGGAAGGGCAGGCGCAAGGTGCGCGATTATTGTTGGGTGGGCACGCCGCGCAGGTGGAAGTCGGCGGCAGTTATGTCGAGCCAACGTTGTTCGATCATGTCAGCAACTCGATGAAAATCGCCCAGGAAGAAATCTTCGGGCCCGTACTGTCGGTGATCGAATTCGACGATGCCGAAGAGGCGGTGCGCATAGCCAATGACACCCCCTACGGGCTGGCGGCTGCTGTTTGGACGGCTGACCTGTCTCGCGCCCACACCATGGCCCGCGCACTTCGTGCCGGGAGTGTCTGGGTCAACCTCTATGACGGCGGGGACATGATGGCGCCGTTCGGCGGCTACAAGCAGTCCGGCAATGGTCGGGACAAATCTTTGCACGCCTTTGATAAGTACACCGAGATCAAAGCCACCTGGATACAGCTTTGA
- a CDS encoding ABC transporter ATP-binding protein, giving the protein MLRVFERRLDPFPPDEAPPPPVGLVRFLWACTRGARGYILAFALLSAGVSIYEAWLFSFLGQVVDLLSTWKAGGDAQGQESRVLWGIAIVLLTSIGLVALRTMVQHQVLAINLPLRLRWDFHRLMLRQSLSFFSDEFSGRVTTKVMQTALAVREVLFTVIEIAPGIGVYFIAIIALAGGFALKLMLPFIAWIALFGLAMLYFVPRLGQVGQEQAHARSSMTGRISDAYTNITTVKLFSHSKREAHFARAAMEDFKLTGFRQMRLVSQFEIVNQALVVGLILGAGGYALWLWHQDEVGTGAVAAITAMALRINGMSHWIMWQMTSLFESIGTVQDGMETLTRGPKVVDAPDAGVLVPAGGAVTFNNVSFNYNGERQVLDGLSLDIRPGEKIGLVGRSGAGKSTLINLLLRFYDVDSGEIRIDGQNIAQVTQDSLRSAIGMVTQDTSLLHRSIRDNIAYGRPDATDEQIRRAAANAQADGFINQLSDRQGHCGYDTLVGERGIKLSGGQRQRIAIARVMLKNAPILLLDEATSALDSEVEVAIQESLDEMMKGKTVIAIAHRLSTIAAMDRLIVMDDGRIIEQGTHAELLAKNGTYARLWHHQSGGFLGEDQGVAEAVE; this is encoded by the coding sequence ATGCTTCGTGTGTTTGAACGAAGACTCGATCCCTTTCCACCTGATGAAGCACCACCGCCCCCTGTCGGCCTGGTACGGTTCCTGTGGGCCTGCACCCGCGGCGCCCGCGGTTATATCCTTGCGTTTGCGTTGCTCAGCGCTGGCGTGTCGATTTATGAAGCCTGGTTGTTTTCCTTCCTGGGGCAAGTCGTGGACCTGCTCTCGACCTGGAAAGCGGGTGGCGATGCGCAAGGGCAGGAAAGTCGAGTGCTGTGGGGCATCGCCATCGTGTTACTCACCAGTATCGGGCTGGTGGCGTTGCGCACGATGGTGCAGCACCAGGTCTTGGCGATCAATCTGCCGCTGCGGCTGCGCTGGGACTTCCATCGCTTGATGCTGCGGCAAAGCCTTTCCTTTTTTTCCGACGAGTTCTCCGGCCGGGTGACGACCAAGGTGATGCAGACGGCGCTCGCTGTGCGCGAAGTGCTGTTCACCGTCATCGAAATCGCCCCCGGGATCGGCGTGTACTTCATTGCGATCATCGCCCTGGCCGGCGGCTTCGCGCTGAAACTGATGTTGCCGTTTATTGCCTGGATCGCGTTGTTCGGCCTGGCCATGCTGTACTTCGTGCCGCGCCTGGGGCAAGTCGGGCAGGAACAGGCCCATGCACGGTCTTCGATGACCGGGCGCATTTCCGACGCATACACCAACATCACCACGGTGAAACTGTTCTCGCACTCCAAACGCGAGGCGCATTTCGCACGGGCAGCCATGGAAGATTTCAAACTCACCGGCTTTCGCCAGATGCGCCTGGTCAGCCAGTTCGAGATCGTCAACCAGGCCCTGGTGGTCGGGCTGATCCTTGGCGCCGGCGGCTATGCCCTGTGGTTGTGGCACCAGGATGAAGTCGGTACCGGGGCCGTGGCCGCCATTACCGCCATGGCGTTGCGTATCAACGGCATGTCGCACTGGATCATGTGGCAAATGACCTCGCTGTTCGAAAGCATCGGCACCGTGCAGGATGGCATGGAGACGTTGACCCGAGGCCCCAAGGTGGTGGATGCGCCTGACGCCGGCGTGCTGGTGCCCGCTGGCGGCGCGGTGACTTTCAATAATGTCAGTTTCAATTACAACGGTGAACGCCAGGTCCTCGATGGCCTGAGCCTGGATATTCGCCCGGGCGAAAAGATCGGCCTGGTGGGTCGTTCCGGTGCAGGTAAGTCCACGCTGATCAACCTGTTGCTGCGCTTTTACGACGTCGACAGCGGTGAGATTCGTATCGACGGCCAGAACATCGCCCAGGTGACGCAAGACAGCCTGCGCAGCGCCATCGGCATGGTCACTCAGGACACTTCCCTGCTGCACCGCTCCATACGCGACAACATCGCCTATGGCCGCCCGGATGCAACCGATGAGCAAATCCGCAGGGCCGCAGCCAACGCCCAGGCCGATGGTTTCATCAACCAACTGAGCGACCGACAAGGTCATTGCGGCTATGACACCTTGGTGGGCGAGCGCGGCATCAAGCTTTCGGGCGGCCAGCGCCAACGCATCGCCATCGCCCGGGTGATGCTCAAGAACGCTCCCATCCTGTTGCTTGACGAGGCCACCAGCGCCCTGGACTCGGAAGTCGAAGTCGCCATCCAGGAAAGTCTTGATGAAATGATGAAGGGCAAGACCGTGATCGCCATCGCCCATCGACTGTCAACGATCGCGGCCATGGACCGACTGATTGTCATGGATGACGGGCGCATCATTGAACAAGGTACCCACGCCGAACTGCTGGCGAAAAACGGCACCTACGCGCGTCTGTGGCACCACCAGAGCGGCGGGTTCCTGGGTGAGGATCAAGGAGTCGCCGAGGCGGTGGAATAG
- a CDS encoding cache domain-containing protein: MANEMSATELSQCASLINASIGNVFKGLNDMSAQVLSIWEYRRSKTKRPGQADLKPLLPVIRQILNSESLKFHGAGVVFAPGELEDREMHLEWWCRAQKDEIQPLTLNFNSRSERFYDYVHMPWYTRPQQTRQPSIDGPFVDLYGTELYIVAFSVPIFLDDHFIGVAAADISLHSLEPLLVRSLMRVSNEALLLNSEGRVLAANTPSWLAGDLIRGALNQDTEQGRVLSLIDTSSYWRVVERPVPRF; this comes from the coding sequence ATGGCTAACGAAATGTCAGCAACAGAACTGTCCCAATGTGCCTCATTGATCAACGCTTCCATTGGTAACGTGTTCAAGGGGCTCAATGACATGAGCGCCCAAGTACTGAGCATCTGGGAATATCGGCGCAGCAAAACGAAGCGCCCTGGCCAAGCTGATCTCAAGCCATTGCTGCCTGTGATCCGGCAGATCCTGAACTCGGAAAGCCTCAAGTTTCATGGCGCTGGCGTGGTCTTCGCGCCTGGAGAGTTGGAAGATCGCGAGATGCATCTGGAGTGGTGGTGCCGAGCGCAAAAAGATGAGATCCAGCCTCTGACGTTGAATTTCAATAGCCGTAGCGAACGGTTCTACGATTATGTGCACATGCCTTGGTACACCCGTCCCCAGCAAACCCGACAGCCTTCGATAGATGGCCCGTTTGTGGATTTGTACGGTACTGAGTTGTACATCGTTGCCTTTTCGGTCCCCATTTTTCTCGACGATCATTTTATCGGTGTAGCCGCCGCCGATATTTCCCTGCATTCCCTGGAGCCGCTGCTCGTACGCAGCCTCATGCGAGTCAGTAACGAAGCATTACTGCTCAATTCCGAAGGCCGAGTACTGGCAGCCAATACCCCAAGTTGGCTGGCCGGTGATTTGATCCGAGGTGCTCTGAACCAGGACACCGAGCAAGGTCGAGTCCTGAGCCTTATCGATACATCGTCCTATTGGCGCGTCGTCGAACGGCCTGTCCCAAGGTTTTGA
- a CDS encoding ATP-binding protein: MLIFKSAGGRPIAVRIGLAVAALVFLMLAVSLVNLYGLRGMVRAVDSASHSAEILASVNGATGRVENFIATRDQESLSQAEGMVATAIAGLNAIPVVEAQSLKGSLERLAAAIAALRTATLTMDGETENMTAHHGRMREATILVEQGIADGLKEVDSRAADHEARVDNIESAHRILDILRNGEGIITANVAKMLVTGDKAAATAARNACAALAPVVEQLREAMASPQEAQALDQLAAAVAAVSLAVGHLDEAPKLRGGEALRHLAEIGDVTERLDAMLADVDEHVAHDASDIQAATGLLHNAAALSKRFAERVATLEAQTLSFRLSPSAEVASSVGDILDELSRLSRVLPSSVGLKAEARPLTVSDQIAGYRAAFARFHQASNALSDARDQVRNEARSAGLLVARFAGEARSAALIHNDRGMLATILAGTVAILLAGAIAWSTSRFIAQPIVALASVMRRLAAGDLNAEIASAGRGDEIGIMTSAVRVFQENAQRIQVLEAEAEAERQQVQASLERMVAERTDTLHQQTEVLEAQAVELIQARNQAETANQAKSDFVATVSHELRTPLTLILAPLEQLSAATTPPADWHVQIDRAQRNALRLMNRVNDILDFSKAEAGKFELCPAPIDLNRTVGVLAEDAAMVAQGKGCTLTSSIDPSLGTVFLDPRHFEKILLNLVSNAIKFTPAGGTVHLAVTALDGERFEFAVHDSGIGIAADKLPLLFQRFSQIDNSATRHYSGTGIGLALVKDLAELMGGEVGVNSEPGRGSCFFVRLPLGTEPNTVPTETNDSHERSSPSTTTTAEQRHLRLDDGHPGSRSDRAWTEGEGDEQRPGHALQSSVLVVDDSPEMLSYLSELLHADYNVATAVDGEQAWALLQRRPIDVVVSDVMMPKLDGFGLTARIKASAGFAHLPVILLTARGGSEACVSGLESGADDYIAKPFSPLELQARIRAVLRMSQVQAELNAKSRQAGMAEIATTVLHNVGNVLNSVNVSAELVSSLMRGSKAQGLGKVAQLMNDHVHDLSDFLTRDHKGKMLPSYLLKLAEVVTAEQQGIIEELGQLTKGIDHIKNIVAAQQSYAVAVSIVETMPVPELIDDALRMSAGSLARQEVTVVKKIAELPLLSLDRHRMLLILVNLITNARQALSGVIDRSPRITFSAFIADGPALRITVADNGNGITPEHLTRIFSHGFTTRKDGHGFGLHSCALAAREMGGSLIVQSDGAGKGATFILDIPLDAPPDKR, from the coding sequence ATGTTGATATTCAAGTCCGCCGGGGGCAGGCCCATTGCCGTCAGGATTGGCCTGGCGGTCGCCGCGCTGGTGTTCCTGATGCTGGCGGTATCGCTGGTGAACCTTTACGGCCTGCGAGGCATGGTCCGGGCGGTGGATTCTGCCAGCCATTCCGCGGAAATCCTGGCCTCGGTCAACGGCGCCACCGGGCGGGTGGAAAATTTCATCGCCACCCGCGACCAGGAAAGCCTGTCCCAGGCCGAAGGCATGGTGGCGACGGCTATCGCCGGGCTCAACGCCATTCCGGTGGTCGAGGCGCAATCGCTCAAGGGCAGCCTGGAGAGGCTCGCGGCGGCGATCGCTGCCTTGCGGACGGCGACCCTGACCATGGACGGCGAAACGGAGAACATGACCGCCCACCATGGCCGGATGCGAGAGGCGACGATCCTTGTCGAACAGGGCATTGCCGACGGGCTCAAGGAGGTTGATTCCCGCGCCGCCGACCACGAGGCGCGGGTGGACAACATCGAAAGCGCCCATCGCATCCTGGATATCCTGCGCAACGGCGAGGGAATCATCACCGCCAATGTAGCCAAGATGCTGGTGACCGGTGATAAAGCGGCGGCCACTGCGGCGCGCAACGCCTGCGCCGCACTTGCGCCCGTGGTCGAGCAATTGCGCGAGGCGATGGCCTCACCGCAAGAGGCGCAGGCCCTGGACCAATTGGCGGCGGCGGTCGCTGCTGTCAGCCTGGCAGTCGGGCACCTTGATGAGGCGCCCAAGCTTCGGGGCGGCGAGGCTTTGCGGCATCTTGCCGAGATTGGGGACGTGACCGAGCGCCTCGATGCAATGTTGGCTGACGTGGACGAACACGTTGCCCATGACGCCAGCGACATCCAGGCAGCCACCGGTTTGCTGCACAACGCAGCCGCGTTGTCCAAGCGCTTCGCCGAGCGTGTGGCCACCCTGGAGGCGCAAACCTTGTCGTTTCGCCTGTCGCCGTCGGCCGAGGTCGCCAGCTCTGTTGGCGACATCCTGGACGAACTCTCTCGTCTTTCTCGCGTCCTTCCGTCATCCGTTGGGCTGAAAGCCGAGGCCAGGCCGCTGACGGTCAGCGATCAGATTGCCGGCTACCGGGCGGCATTCGCCAGGTTCCATCAGGCCAGCAACGCCTTGAGTGACGCGCGCGACCAGGTTCGCAACGAGGCACGGAGCGCCGGCCTGCTGGTTGCGCGCTTTGCTGGCGAAGCGCGCTCCGCCGCCTTGATCCACAATGACCGCGGCATGCTTGCGACGATCCTCGCCGGTACCGTCGCCATCCTGCTGGCCGGCGCTATCGCCTGGAGCACGTCGCGGTTTATCGCGCAGCCCATCGTGGCCTTGGCCTCGGTCATGCGCCGCCTTGCGGCCGGCGACCTGAACGCCGAGATCGCCAGCGCCGGGCGCGGTGACGAGATAGGGATCATGACCAGCGCCGTACGGGTGTTCCAGGAAAATGCCCAGCGCATCCAGGTACTGGAAGCCGAGGCCGAGGCCGAACGACAGCAAGTCCAGGCATCGTTGGAGAGGATGGTCGCCGAACGGACTGACACGCTGCACCAGCAGACCGAGGTGTTGGAGGCGCAGGCCGTCGAGCTCATTCAGGCGCGCAACCAGGCCGAGACGGCAAATCAGGCAAAGAGCGATTTTGTTGCCACGGTCAGCCATGAACTGCGCACGCCCTTGACCCTCATTCTCGCGCCTCTGGAGCAGCTCTCGGCGGCCACCACGCCACCGGCGGACTGGCATGTGCAAATCGACCGCGCCCAACGCAACGCGCTGCGCTTGATGAATCGGGTGAATGACATCCTCGATTTTTCCAAGGCCGAAGCGGGCAAGTTTGAGTTGTGTCCGGCGCCCATTGACCTGAACAGGACCGTTGGCGTGCTGGCTGAAGACGCCGCCATGGTGGCTCAGGGCAAAGGCTGCACCTTGACCAGCAGCATCGATCCCAGCCTCGGCACGGTGTTCCTGGATCCCCGGCATTTCGAGAAGATCCTCCTCAATCTGGTGAGCAATGCCATCAAGTTCACGCCCGCTGGCGGTACCGTGCATCTGGCAGTGACCGCGCTCGACGGCGAGCGATTTGAGTTCGCGGTGCATGACTCGGGCATTGGCATCGCGGCTGACAAACTGCCGCTGCTGTTCCAGCGGTTTTCCCAGATCGACAATTCCGCCACGCGCCACTACAGCGGCACAGGCATCGGTCTCGCCCTGGTCAAGGACCTGGCCGAACTGATGGGAGGCGAAGTCGGTGTCAACAGCGAGCCCGGACGGGGTTCGTGCTTCTTTGTCCGGCTTCCACTGGGCACTGAGCCCAACACCGTGCCCACCGAAACCAACGACTCCCACGAGCGATCCTCACCCAGCACAACGACCACCGCCGAACAGCGCCACCTGCGTTTGGACGACGGCCACCCTGGCAGTCGCAGCGACCGGGCCTGGACGGAAGGCGAGGGCGACGAGCAGCGCCCGGGACATGCTTTGCAATCCAGCGTGCTGGTGGTAGACGACAGTCCGGAAATGCTGAGCTACCTCAGCGAGCTTTTGCATGCCGACTACAACGTCGCCACCGCAGTCGATGGCGAGCAGGCCTGGGCGCTCCTGCAGCGTCGCCCCATCGATGTCGTCGTCTCGGATGTAATGATGCCGAAGCTCGACGGCTTCGGCCTGACCGCCAGAATCAAGGCGAGCGCCGGTTTCGCCCATCTCCCCGTGATCCTGCTGACCGCCCGTGGTGGCAGCGAGGCCTGCGTCTCGGGGCTGGAAAGTGGCGCCGATGACTACATAGCCAAACCCTTCTCGCCGCTGGAGCTCCAGGCTCGCATACGTGCAGTGCTGCGCATGAGCCAGGTGCAAGCCGAGCTGAATGCAAAATCCCGCCAGGCGGGCATGGCCGAAATCGCCACCACGGTGCTGCACAACGTTGGCAACGTCCTCAACAGCGTGAACGTATCGGCCGAGCTGGTCAGCAGCCTGATGCGCGGCTCCAAGGCGCAGGGGCTGGGCAAGGTGGCTCAGCTGATGAACGACCACGTCCATGACCTGAGCGATTTTCTCACCAGGGACCACAAAGGAAAGATGTTGCCCAGCTACTTGCTCAAGCTGGCGGAGGTGGTGACGGCAGAGCAGCAGGGCATCATCGAAGAACTCGGGCAACTCACCAAGGGCATCGACCACATCAAAAACATTGTCGCTGCCCAGCAGTCCTATGCCGTTGCCGTCAGCATTGTCGAGACAATGCCGGTCCCGGAGTTGATCGATGACGCCCTGCGCATGAGTGCCGGCTCACTGGCGCGCCAGGAGGTGACAGTGGTCAAGAAGATTGCCGAGTTGCCCCTGTTGTCGCTGGACCGGCACCGGATGCTGCTGATATTGGTGAACTTGATCACCAATGCCAGGCAGGCGTTGAGCGGCGTGATCGATCGCAGCCCGCGTATCACATTCAGCGCCTTTATCGCTGACGGGCCGGCACTGCGCATTACCGTGGCCGACAACGGCAACGGAATTACGCCAGAGCACCTGACGCGGATCTTTTCGCATGGTTTCACGACCCGTAAAGACGGTCACGGTTTCGGCCTGCACAGCTGCGCCCTAGCCGCGCGGGAAATGGGCGGCAGCTTGATCGTGCAGAGCGACGGGGCTGGGAAGGGCGCGACTTTTATCCTCGATATTCCTCTCGATGCTCCACCGGATAAGCGATGA